One genomic region from Phocoena sinus isolate mPhoSin1 chromosome 3, mPhoSin1.pri, whole genome shotgun sequence encodes:
- the AP3D1 gene encoding AP-3 complex subunit delta-1 isoform X1 — translation MALKMVKGSIDRMFDKNLQDLVRGIRNHKEDEAKYISQCIDEIKQELKQDNIAVKANAVCKLTYLQMLGYDISWAAFNIIEVMSASKFTFKRIGYLAASQCFHEGTDVIMLTTNQIRKDLSSPSQYDTGVALTGLSCFVTPDLARDLANDIMTLMSHTKPYIRKKAVLIMYKVFLKYPESLRPAFPRLKEKLEDPDPGVQSAAVNVICELARRNPKNYLSLAPLFFKLMTSSTNNWVLIKIIKLFGALTPLEPRLGKKLIEPLTNLIHSTSAMSLLYECVNTVIAVLISLSSGMPNHSASIQLCVQKLRILIEDSDQNLKYLGLLAMSKILRTHPKSVQAHKDLVLQCLDDKDESIRLRALDLLYGMVSKKNLMEIVKKLMTHVDKAEGTTYRDELLTKIIDICSQSNYQHITNFEWYISILVELTRLEGTRHGHLIAAQMLDVAIRVKAIRRFAVSQMSTLLDSAHLVASSTQRSGICEVLYAAAWICGEFSEHLQEPQQTLEAMLRPKVTTLPGHIQAVYVQNVVKLYAAILQQKEQAADAQAAQEVTQLLVERLPQFVQSADLEAQERASCILQLVKHVQKLQARDVPVAEEVSALFAGELNPVAPKAQKKVPVPEGLDLDAWINEPLSDSESEDEKPKAIFHDEEPRHAKQRPPEADEQELARRREARKQEQANNPFYIKSSPSPQKRYQDAPGVDHIPVVQIDLSVPLKVPGMPMSDQYVKLEEERRHRQRLEKDKRKRKKRERERRGARRHTSLHTESDEDITPAQRVDIVTEEMPENALPSDEDDKDPNDPYRALDIDLDKPLADSEKLPVQKHRDAETSKSAERQDVTVVEKKSKKPKRKEKKQKEKEREKKKKKEAEKGVDLDFWLSTTPPAATPAPEEPGVNAAVTAPKEEPRGEEQDAGEDAEQDLEKKPSEQKKKKHKKDKGEHSKDKKRPKKRAPPREGDAEPVQNGALCEEPLPPMSSYSLLAENSYIKMTYDVQGSLQKDSQVTVSMVLENQSSSFLKNMELNVLDSLNARLARPEGSSVHDGVPVPFQLPPGISNEAQFVFTIQSIVTAQKLKGTLSFIAKNDEGSTHEKLDFKLHFTCTSYLVTTPCYSDAFAKLLESGDLSMSSVKVDGISMSFQNLLAKICFHHHFSGKSGRANRWLGPLPVPVTVPCLQGLAPGLTPRPSVAVVERVDSCASMYSRSIQGHHVCLLVKKGEKSVSVDGKCSDSTLLSNVLEEMKETLAKC, via the exons gcaAAATATATCTCTCAGTGCATTGATGAAATCAAGCAAGAGCTGAAGCAGGACAACATTGCAGTGAAAGCAAATGCGGTCTGCAAGCTGACCTAC CTGCAGATGCTAGGATATGACATCAGCTGGGCTGCCTTCAACATCATAGAAGTGATGAGCGCCTCCAAGTTCACATTCAAG CGAATCGGCTACCTCGCTGCTTCCCAGTGCTTTCATGAAGGGACCGACGTCATCATGCTGACCACCAACCAGATCCGCAAG gACCTGAGCAGCCCCAGCCAGTACGACACTGGCGTTGCGCTGACTGGCCTGTCCTGTTTTGTTACCCCAGATCTTGCCAGAGACTTGGCCAACGACATCATGACACTG ATGTCGCACACCAAGCCGTACATCCGGAAGAAGGCTGTGCTGATCATGTACAAGGTGTTCCTGAAGTACCCTGAGTCTCTGCGCCCTGCCTTTCCCCGCCTGAAGGAGAAGCTGGAGGACCCCGATCCTG GGGTCCAGTCGGCGGCAGTCAACGTCATCTGTGAGCTGGCCAGACGTAACCCCAAGAACTACCTTTCCCTCGCTCCGCTCTTCTTCAAGCTCATGACCTCCTCCACCAACAACTGGGTCCTCATTAAGATTATCAAACTG TTTGGTGCTCTGACCCCCTTGGAGCCAAGGTTGGGTAAGAAGCTGATTGAGCCTCTCACCAACCTGATCCACAG CACGTCTGCCATGTCCCTTCTGTACGAGTGTGTCAACACCGTCATCGCAG TGCTCATCTCTCTGTCGTCTGGCATGCCCAACCATAGTGCCAGCATCCAG CTCTGTGTTCAGAAACTGAGGATATTAATAGAAGACTCCGATCAGAACT TGAAGTACCTGGGGCTCCTGGCCATGTCCAAGATCCTGAGGACACACCCCAAGTCCGTGCAGGCGCACAAGGATCTTGTCCTACAGTGCCTGGACGACAAGGACGAGTCCATCCGGCTGCGGGCCCTCGACCTCCTGTACGGCATG GTGTCCAAGAAGAACCTGATGGAGATCGTCAAGAAGCTGATGACCCACGTGGACAAGGCCGAGGGCACGACCTACCGCGACGAGCTGCTCACCAAGATCATTGACATCTGCAGCCAGTCCAACTACCAGCACATCACCAACTTCGAGTG GTACATCAGCATCCTGGTGGAGCTGACCCGACTGGAGGGCACCCGCCACGGCCACCTCATCGCCGCCCAGATGCTGGATGTGGCCATCCGCGTGAAGGCCATCCGCCGGTTTGCCGTGTCACAGATGTCCACGCTGCTTGACAGCGCCCACCTGGTGGCCAGCAGCACCCAGCGCAGCGGCATCTGCGAGGTGCTCTACGCGGCCGCCTGGATCTGCGGGGAGTTCTCTGA GCACCTACAGGAGCCCCAGCAGACCCTGGAGGCTATGCTGCGGCCCAAAGTCACCACCCTGCCGGGCCACATCCAAGCTGTGTATGTGCAGAACGTGGTCAAGCTGTACGCAGCCATCCTGCAGCAGAAAGAGCAGGCCGCGGACGCGCAGGCGGCCCAGGAGGTCACGCAGCTCCTAGTGGAGCGGCTGCCCCAGTTTGTGCAGAGCGCGGACCTGGAAGCCCAGGAGCGG GCATCCTGCATCTTGCAGCTGGTCAAACACGTCCAGAAGCTTCAGGCCAGGGATGTGCCAGTGGCAGAAGAAGTGAGTGCCCTCTTTGCTGGGGAGCTGAACCCGGTGGCTCCCAAGGCACAGAAGAAGGTTCCGGTCCCCGAAGG CCTGGACCTGGACGCCTGGATCAATGAGCCGCTCTCGGACAGTGAGTCTGAGGATGAGAAGCCCAAGGCCATCTTCCACGACGAGGAGCCACGGCACGCCAAGCAGCGGCCGCCCGAGGCGGACGAGCAGGAACTGGCCCGG CGCCGCGAGGCCCGGAAGCAGGAGCAGGCCAACAACCCATTCTACATCAAGAGTTCCCCGTCCCCCCAAAAG CGGTACCAGGACGCGCCAGGTGTGGACCACATTCCCGTGGTGCAGATTGACCTCTCGGTGCCCTTGAAGGTGCCAG GGATGCCCATGTCAGACCAGTACGTGAAGCTGGAGGAAGAACGGCGGCACCGGCAGAGGCTGGAGAAGgacaagagaaagaggaagaagagggagcGGGAGAGGCGGGGTGCCCGGCGCCACACCTCACTGCACACAGAGAGCGACGAGGACATCACCCCCGCCCAGCGTGTGGACATCGTCACCGAGGAGATGCCCGAG AACGCCCTGCCCAGCGACGAGGACGACAAAGACCCCAACGACCCCTACAGGGCCCTGGACATCGACTTAGACAA GCCCCTAGCCGACAGTGAGAAGCTGCCCGTCCAGAAACACAGAGATGCTGAGACTTCCAAGTCCGCAGAGAGACAGGACGTCACTGTCGtggaaaagaagagcaagaagcccaagaggaaggagaagaagcagaaggagaaagagcgagagaagaagaagaagaaagaggcgGAGAAG GGTGTGGACTTAGACTTCTGGCTGTCCACCACGCCGCCTGCTGCCACCCCAGCCCCG GAGGAGCCCGGTGTGAACGCCGCGGTCACTGCCCCTAAGGAGGAGCCCAGGGGAGAGGAGCAGGATGCCGGCGAGGACGCGGAGCAGGACCTTGAGAAG AAGCCTTCCgagcagaagaagaagaaacacaagAAGGACAAGGGGGAGCACTCCAAAGACAAGAAGAGACCCAAGAAGAGGGCGCCTCCGAGGGAAGGGGACGCCGAGCCCGTGCAGAACGGCGCGCTCTGTGAGGAGCCCCTCCCG CCAATGTCTAGCTACTCTCTCCTGGCTGAAAATTCTTACATCAAAATG ACGTACGACGTGCAGGGCAGCCTGCAGAAGGACAGCCAGGTCACGGTGTCCATGGTCCTGGAGAACCAGAGCAGCAGCTTCCTCAAGAACATGGAGCTCAACGTGCTGGACTCACTCAACGCCCGACTGGCCCGGCCAGAGGGCTCCTCGGTCCACGACGGTGTCCCCGTGCCTTTCCAGCTGCCCCCTG GCATCTCCAATGAAGCCCAGTTTGTGTTCACCATTCAGAGCATTGTCACGGCGCAGAAGCTCAAAGGGACCCTGTCTTTCATCGCCAAG AATGACGAAGGTTCCACCCATGAGAAGCTGGACTTCAAGCTGCACTTCACCTGCACCTCGTACTTGGTCACCACGCCATGCTACAG TGACGCGTTTGCCAAGTTGTTGGAGTCCGGGGACCTGAGCATGAGCTCAGTCAAGGTTGATGGCATTAGTATGTCCTTCCAGAACCTTCTGGCAAAGATCTGTTTTCACCACCATTTTTCCGGTAAGAGTGGACGTGCCAACAGATGGCTCGGCCCTCTTCCCGTACCTGTGACTGTCCCCTGCCTCCAGGGGCTGGCCCCCGGCCTCACCCCCAGGCCCTCTGTTGCAGTTGTGGAGCGGGTGGACTCCTGCGCCTCCATGTACAGCCGTTCCATCCAGGGCCACCACGTCTGCCTCCTGGTGAAGAAG GGTGAGAAGTCGGTGTCGGTGGACGGGAAGTGCAGCGATTCCACGCTGCTGAGCAACGTGCTGGAGGAGATGAAGGAAACGCTGGCCAAATGCTGA
- the AP3D1 gene encoding AP-3 complex subunit delta-1 isoform X3, with translation MALKMVKGSIDRMFDKNLQDLVRGIRNHKEDEAKYISQCIDEIKQELKQDNIAVKANAVCKLTYLQMLGYDISWAAFNIIEVMSASKFTFKRIGYLAASQCFHEGTDVIMLTTNQIRKDLSSPSQYDTGVALTGLSCFVTPDLARDLANDIMTLMSHTKPYIRKKAVLIMYKVFLKYPESLRPAFPRLKEKLEDPDPGVQSAAVNVICELARRNPKNYLSLAPLFFKLMTSSTNNWVLIKIIKLFGALTPLEPRLGKKLIEPLTNLIHSTSAMSLLYECVNTVIAVLISLSSGMPNHSASIQLCVQKLRILIEDSDQNLKYLGLLAMSKILRTHPKSVQAHKDLVLQCLDDKDESIRLRALDLLYGMVSKKNLMEIVKKLMTHVDKAEGTTYRDELLTKIIDICSQSNYQHITNFEWYISILVELTRLEGTRHGHLIAAQMLDVAIRVKAIRRFAVSQMSTLLDSAHLVASSTQRSGICEVLYAAAWICGEFSEHLQEPQQTLEAMLRPKVTTLPGHIQAVYVQNVVKLYAAILQQKEQAADAQAAQEVTQLLVERLPQFVQSADLEAQERASCILQLVKHVQKLQARDVPVAEEVSALFAGELNPVAPKAQKKVPVPEGLDLDAWINEPLSDSESEDEKPKAIFHDEEPRHAKQRPPEADEQELARRREARKQEQANNPFYIKSSPSPQKRYQDAPGVDHIPVVQIDLSVPLKVPGMPMSDQYVKLEEERRHRQRLEKDKRKRKKRERERRGARRHTSLHTESDEDITPAQRVDIVTEEMPENALPSDEDDKDPNDPYRALDIDLDKPLADSEKLPVQKHRDAETSKSAERQDVTVVEKKSKKPKRKEKKQKEKEREKKKKKEAEKGVDLDFWLSTTPPAATPAPEEPGVNAAVTAPKEEPRGEEQDAGEDAEQDLEKKPSEQKKKKHKKDKGEHSKDKKRPKKRAPPREGDAEPVQNGALCEEPLPPMSSYSLLAENSYIKMTYDVQGSLQKDSQVTVSMVLENQSSSFLKNMELNVLDSLNARLARPEGSSVHDGVPVPFQLPPGISNEAQFVFTIQSIVTAQKLKGTLSFIAKNDEGSTHEKLDFKLHFTCTSYLVTTPCYSDAFAKLLESGDLSMSSVKVDGISMSFQNLLAKICFHHHFSVVERVDSCASMYSRSIQGHHVCLLVKKGEKSVSVDGKCSDSTLLSNVLEEMKETLAKC, from the exons gcaAAATATATCTCTCAGTGCATTGATGAAATCAAGCAAGAGCTGAAGCAGGACAACATTGCAGTGAAAGCAAATGCGGTCTGCAAGCTGACCTAC CTGCAGATGCTAGGATATGACATCAGCTGGGCTGCCTTCAACATCATAGAAGTGATGAGCGCCTCCAAGTTCACATTCAAG CGAATCGGCTACCTCGCTGCTTCCCAGTGCTTTCATGAAGGGACCGACGTCATCATGCTGACCACCAACCAGATCCGCAAG gACCTGAGCAGCCCCAGCCAGTACGACACTGGCGTTGCGCTGACTGGCCTGTCCTGTTTTGTTACCCCAGATCTTGCCAGAGACTTGGCCAACGACATCATGACACTG ATGTCGCACACCAAGCCGTACATCCGGAAGAAGGCTGTGCTGATCATGTACAAGGTGTTCCTGAAGTACCCTGAGTCTCTGCGCCCTGCCTTTCCCCGCCTGAAGGAGAAGCTGGAGGACCCCGATCCTG GGGTCCAGTCGGCGGCAGTCAACGTCATCTGTGAGCTGGCCAGACGTAACCCCAAGAACTACCTTTCCCTCGCTCCGCTCTTCTTCAAGCTCATGACCTCCTCCACCAACAACTGGGTCCTCATTAAGATTATCAAACTG TTTGGTGCTCTGACCCCCTTGGAGCCAAGGTTGGGTAAGAAGCTGATTGAGCCTCTCACCAACCTGATCCACAG CACGTCTGCCATGTCCCTTCTGTACGAGTGTGTCAACACCGTCATCGCAG TGCTCATCTCTCTGTCGTCTGGCATGCCCAACCATAGTGCCAGCATCCAG CTCTGTGTTCAGAAACTGAGGATATTAATAGAAGACTCCGATCAGAACT TGAAGTACCTGGGGCTCCTGGCCATGTCCAAGATCCTGAGGACACACCCCAAGTCCGTGCAGGCGCACAAGGATCTTGTCCTACAGTGCCTGGACGACAAGGACGAGTCCATCCGGCTGCGGGCCCTCGACCTCCTGTACGGCATG GTGTCCAAGAAGAACCTGATGGAGATCGTCAAGAAGCTGATGACCCACGTGGACAAGGCCGAGGGCACGACCTACCGCGACGAGCTGCTCACCAAGATCATTGACATCTGCAGCCAGTCCAACTACCAGCACATCACCAACTTCGAGTG GTACATCAGCATCCTGGTGGAGCTGACCCGACTGGAGGGCACCCGCCACGGCCACCTCATCGCCGCCCAGATGCTGGATGTGGCCATCCGCGTGAAGGCCATCCGCCGGTTTGCCGTGTCACAGATGTCCACGCTGCTTGACAGCGCCCACCTGGTGGCCAGCAGCACCCAGCGCAGCGGCATCTGCGAGGTGCTCTACGCGGCCGCCTGGATCTGCGGGGAGTTCTCTGA GCACCTACAGGAGCCCCAGCAGACCCTGGAGGCTATGCTGCGGCCCAAAGTCACCACCCTGCCGGGCCACATCCAAGCTGTGTATGTGCAGAACGTGGTCAAGCTGTACGCAGCCATCCTGCAGCAGAAAGAGCAGGCCGCGGACGCGCAGGCGGCCCAGGAGGTCACGCAGCTCCTAGTGGAGCGGCTGCCCCAGTTTGTGCAGAGCGCGGACCTGGAAGCCCAGGAGCGG GCATCCTGCATCTTGCAGCTGGTCAAACACGTCCAGAAGCTTCAGGCCAGGGATGTGCCAGTGGCAGAAGAAGTGAGTGCCCTCTTTGCTGGGGAGCTGAACCCGGTGGCTCCCAAGGCACAGAAGAAGGTTCCGGTCCCCGAAGG CCTGGACCTGGACGCCTGGATCAATGAGCCGCTCTCGGACAGTGAGTCTGAGGATGAGAAGCCCAAGGCCATCTTCCACGACGAGGAGCCACGGCACGCCAAGCAGCGGCCGCCCGAGGCGGACGAGCAGGAACTGGCCCGG CGCCGCGAGGCCCGGAAGCAGGAGCAGGCCAACAACCCATTCTACATCAAGAGTTCCCCGTCCCCCCAAAAG CGGTACCAGGACGCGCCAGGTGTGGACCACATTCCCGTGGTGCAGATTGACCTCTCGGTGCCCTTGAAGGTGCCAG GGATGCCCATGTCAGACCAGTACGTGAAGCTGGAGGAAGAACGGCGGCACCGGCAGAGGCTGGAGAAGgacaagagaaagaggaagaagagggagcGGGAGAGGCGGGGTGCCCGGCGCCACACCTCACTGCACACAGAGAGCGACGAGGACATCACCCCCGCCCAGCGTGTGGACATCGTCACCGAGGAGATGCCCGAG AACGCCCTGCCCAGCGACGAGGACGACAAAGACCCCAACGACCCCTACAGGGCCCTGGACATCGACTTAGACAA GCCCCTAGCCGACAGTGAGAAGCTGCCCGTCCAGAAACACAGAGATGCTGAGACTTCCAAGTCCGCAGAGAGACAGGACGTCACTGTCGtggaaaagaagagcaagaagcccaagaggaaggagaagaagcagaaggagaaagagcgagagaagaagaagaagaaagaggcgGAGAAG GGTGTGGACTTAGACTTCTGGCTGTCCACCACGCCGCCTGCTGCCACCCCAGCCCCG GAGGAGCCCGGTGTGAACGCCGCGGTCACTGCCCCTAAGGAGGAGCCCAGGGGAGAGGAGCAGGATGCCGGCGAGGACGCGGAGCAGGACCTTGAGAAG AAGCCTTCCgagcagaagaagaagaaacacaagAAGGACAAGGGGGAGCACTCCAAAGACAAGAAGAGACCCAAGAAGAGGGCGCCTCCGAGGGAAGGGGACGCCGAGCCCGTGCAGAACGGCGCGCTCTGTGAGGAGCCCCTCCCG CCAATGTCTAGCTACTCTCTCCTGGCTGAAAATTCTTACATCAAAATG ACGTACGACGTGCAGGGCAGCCTGCAGAAGGACAGCCAGGTCACGGTGTCCATGGTCCTGGAGAACCAGAGCAGCAGCTTCCTCAAGAACATGGAGCTCAACGTGCTGGACTCACTCAACGCCCGACTGGCCCGGCCAGAGGGCTCCTCGGTCCACGACGGTGTCCCCGTGCCTTTCCAGCTGCCCCCTG GCATCTCCAATGAAGCCCAGTTTGTGTTCACCATTCAGAGCATTGTCACGGCGCAGAAGCTCAAAGGGACCCTGTCTTTCATCGCCAAG AATGACGAAGGTTCCACCCATGAGAAGCTGGACTTCAAGCTGCACTTCACCTGCACCTCGTACTTGGTCACCACGCCATGCTACAG TGACGCGTTTGCCAAGTTGTTGGAGTCCGGGGACCTGAGCATGAGCTCAGTCAAGGTTGATGGCATTAGTATGTCCTTCCAGAACCTTCTGGCAAAGATCTGTTTTCACCACCATTTTTCCG TTGTGGAGCGGGTGGACTCCTGCGCCTCCATGTACAGCCGTTCCATCCAGGGCCACCACGTCTGCCTCCTGGTGAAGAAG GGTGAGAAGTCGGTGTCGGTGGACGGGAAGTGCAGCGATTCCACGCTGCTGAGCAACGTGCTGGAGGAGATGAAGGAAACGCTGGCCAAATGCTGA